One segment of Methanolinea mesophila DNA contains the following:
- a CDS encoding oligosaccharyl transferase, archaeosortase A system-associated: MIALPENKTRLLLVTGLLVIFIIMVLWIRLLPAELLGVTDPLNLAGSDDPLYNLRQIEQMLANFPGYAWFDPMTLYPVGQTIHWGPMFIWICSAACILAGATTRPEIISVALTIPPIMAAAMVPVSFFLVRKLMDWKAGLAAAFMISLVSGQYFYRSLFGYLDHHIAEVLFSTIFILVYIYAIARSRGHVIDPRNPETLKQPAILAVIAGFAYLVGFLVMPTMILFAMIIAIYTLVQFIWDHYRRIDSFYLVVLNVILFAVVTVAFFLFWPGTPGMQFNFYTIAHPVAFILVMVSTVILWLISRAMKDKNLHYYPAVIAGIIIAALAILFVAAPDLYFSLVGGLVEFFGQNALYLTIQEARSWTLAEAWTTFNYGLILMAGGFATLCWMLWKEKRGEHLLILIWSLIIVFSTWQHIRYEYYFAVPLAVLGGLFVGLAINKSEPGIRALVKGGIPAKTPAPEAASSGKGKGKGQKKAAEKPEKKAAKPSSKDVNPLYIGLLAVVIVLLALFAVSSFGFEYQVAGSGGIRMNQDWKESLQWMGENTPATGVDYYTIYDKASFTYPPQSYGVMSWWDYGHMITYIAMRIPNANPFQAGVAGEYGAASFFITESEQEVNRIADHQGTRYVITDIEMDIQKFWAMATWYNTSAGVAPYQTSMLVPDSQGGTYSAFALYEAPYFRTMISRLHNFDGSMVVPGNAYYVEYRDAASAGAPIPVATNAQLMPVADAYAMADQYNSQAAPGTHAGVYAVSILQPLDPIPALRHYRLVHESPSNVVSDGSADIKYVKVFEYVPGARIKGEGVIEVDLVTDTGRQFTYRQASTDGEFVVPYSTTGNPYGVRATGSYRIAGTGTRFEVPEEAVMQGLTVN, encoded by the coding sequence ATGATAGCACTTCCCGAAAATAAGACCCGACTGCTCCTGGTGACAGGGCTCCTCGTCATTTTTATCATAATGGTGCTCTGGATCCGGCTGCTCCCGGCAGAACTCCTCGGGGTCACCGACCCGCTCAACCTTGCGGGAAGCGACGACCCCCTCTATAACCTGCGCCAGATCGAGCAGATGCTTGCGAACTTCCCGGGCTACGCCTGGTTCGACCCCATGACCCTCTATCCTGTGGGCCAGACGATCCACTGGGGTCCGATGTTTATCTGGATCTGCAGCGCCGCCTGCATCCTCGCCGGGGCAACCACCCGGCCCGAGATCATCTCGGTCGCGCTCACCATCCCCCCCATCATGGCAGCCGCAATGGTCCCGGTTTCCTTCTTCCTGGTCAGGAAGCTCATGGACTGGAAAGCAGGCCTCGCCGCCGCATTTATGATTTCCCTGGTATCGGGCCAGTATTTTTACCGGTCGCTCTTCGGGTACCTGGACCACCACATCGCGGAAGTGCTCTTCTCCACCATATTCATTCTTGTCTATATCTATGCCATCGCCAGGTCCAGGGGCCATGTGATCGACCCCCGGAACCCGGAGACCCTGAAGCAACCCGCCATCCTGGCGGTCATCGCAGGGTTCGCCTACCTGGTGGGGTTCCTCGTGATGCCCACCATGATCCTGTTCGCCATGATTATCGCCATCTACACGCTCGTGCAGTTCATATGGGACCATTACCGCAGGATAGATTCCTTCTACCTGGTAGTGCTCAACGTGATCCTTTTTGCGGTGGTCACTGTGGCCTTCTTCCTCTTCTGGCCGGGTACCCCGGGGATGCAGTTTAATTTCTACACCATCGCACACCCCGTGGCGTTCATCCTGGTCATGGTGAGCACGGTCATCCTCTGGCTCATCTCCCGGGCAATGAAGGATAAAAACCTTCACTATTACCCGGCGGTGATCGCGGGCATTATCATCGCGGCGCTCGCGATCCTTTTCGTGGCGGCTCCCGACCTGTATTTCAGCCTGGTAGGTGGTCTCGTGGAGTTCTTCGGCCAGAACGCCCTCTACCTCACCATCCAGGAGGCACGTTCCTGGACGCTCGCCGAGGCCTGGACCACTTTCAACTACGGGCTGATCCTGATGGCAGGCGGGTTTGCGACCCTCTGCTGGATGCTCTGGAAGGAAAAACGGGGAGAACACCTGCTCATCCTTATCTGGTCCCTGATCATCGTATTCTCGACCTGGCAGCATATCCGGTACGAATACTACTTCGCGGTCCCGCTCGCGGTTCTCGGGGGGCTTTTCGTCGGGCTTGCCATCAATAAGTCGGAACCAGGTATCCGGGCGCTGGTGAAAGGCGGTATCCCCGCCAAGACTCCGGCACCCGAGGCCGCCTCATCCGGGAAGGGAAAGGGCAAGGGCCAGAAGAAGGCGGCTGAAAAACCGGAGAAGAAAGCCGCAAAACCATCGTCAAAGGACGTGAATCCACTCTATATAGGACTTCTCGCCGTGGTAATAGTCCTGTTGGCCCTTTTCGCTGTGTCATCGTTCGGGTTCGAGTACCAGGTAGCAGGGTCCGGGGGGATCAGGATGAACCAGGACTGGAAGGAGTCCCTGCAGTGGATGGGGGAGAACACCCCGGCGACCGGGGTGGATTACTATACCATCTACGATAAGGCCTCCTTCACCTACCCGCCCCAGTCGTACGGGGTCATGAGCTGGTGGGACTATGGGCACATGATCACCTATATCGCCATGCGCATCCCGAACGCGAACCCGTTCCAGGCCGGAGTGGCAGGGGAGTACGGAGCGGCGAGTTTCTTCATCACCGAATCCGAACAGGAAGTGAACCGGATCGCGGATCACCAGGGGACCCGGTACGTAATCACGGACATCGAGATGGACATCCAGAAATTCTGGGCAATGGCCACCTGGTACAATACCTCGGCCGGGGTCGCCCCCTACCAGACCAGCATGCTGGTCCCCGACAGCCAGGGCGGCACCTATTCCGCATTCGCGCTTTATGAGGCGCCTTACTTCAGGACCATGATCTCCCGGCTCCACAACTTCGACGGCTCGATGGTGGTCCCGGGGAACGCGTACTACGTGGAGTACCGTGACGCCGCATCGGCCGGGGCACCCATTCCGGTCGCCACCAATGCCCAGCTGATGCCCGTTGCGGATGCGTACGCCATGGCGGACCAGTATAACAGCCAGGCGGCGCCGGGTACCCATGCCGGGGTGTACGCAGTCTCCATCCTCCAGCCGCTCGACCCGATCCCCGCGCTCCGGCACTACCGGCTGGTCCATGAATCGCCGAGCAACGTGGTCTCGGACGGGAGTGCGGATATAAAATACGTCAAGGTATTCGAGTATGTGCCCGGGGCGCGGATCAAGGGAGAGGGGGTTATCGAGGTCGACCTGGTCACCGATACGGGGAGGCAGTTCACCTACCGCCAGGCCAGCACGGACGGGGAGTTCGTGGTCCCCTACTCAACCACCGGGAATCCCTACGGGGTAAGAGCCACCGGAAGCTACCGCATCGCGGGGACGGGTACGCGGTTCGAGGTCCCGGAAGAGGCGGTAATGCAGGGGCTTACCGTCAATTAA
- a CDS encoding glycosyltransferase, with protein sequence MKIGILTGSGFEFIGGAERLILDLAEALSGEVVAPSVDPGVIGAYGRAGGASVRALGRALPAEPFRQPAGMRLFSGADLDRDYDFLVCIDDMAVRAVRHGAPHLYYMLTPRRAMYDMYYHYLASVSPLLRPAYRAGLNVMKYLDRRFVNHHVKELACISHNVRNRIFKAYLRDARVLYPPVRTSLYRNREPEPFWLSVGRVDKWKRIELQIEAFRQIPERQLRVVGQVYPGYRDLVTNSPPNVEFLGNVKEDELRDLYSRCEGFVTTAIDEDFGYTPVEAMASGKPVVATKEGGYLETVIDGETGILVGPDPDEIEKAVRKISADPVSFADRSLQRAKRFDYDLFARQARMMVEESARRSS encoded by the coding sequence GTGAAGATCGGGATCCTGACCGGGAGCGGGTTCGAATTTATCGGCGGGGCCGAACGCCTGATCCTTGACCTGGCGGAAGCGCTCTCGGGGGAGGTCGTGGCACCGTCCGTTGACCCGGGGGTAATCGGGGCGTACGGGCGGGCTGGCGGGGCGAGCGTCAGGGCCCTGGGGAGAGCCCTGCCCGCCGAACCGTTCCGGCAGCCGGCCGGGATGAGGCTTTTCTCGGGAGCGGACCTTGACCGGGATTATGATTTCCTGGTGTGCATCGACGACATGGCCGTTCGTGCGGTCCGCCATGGTGCTCCCCACCTCTACTACATGCTTACCCCCCGGCGGGCGATGTATGACATGTACTATCATTATCTCGCATCGGTCTCTCCCCTCCTGAGACCGGCGTACCGGGCGGGCCTGAACGTGATGAAATACCTGGACCGCCGTTTCGTGAACCACCATGTTAAGGAGCTCGCCTGCATCTCGCACAACGTCCGGAACCGTATCTTCAAGGCGTACCTCCGGGACGCCCGGGTCCTCTACCCGCCGGTGAGGACTTCCCTCTACCGGAACAGGGAGCCGGAACCCTTCTGGCTGTCGGTGGGAAGGGTGGACAAGTGGAAGCGGATCGAGCTGCAGATCGAGGCGTTCAGGCAGATCCCTGAGCGCCAGCTCCGCGTGGTAGGCCAGGTCTACCCGGGCTACCGCGACCTGGTGACCAATTCCCCTCCGAACGTGGAATTCCTGGGGAATGTGAAAGAAGACGAGTTGCGGGACCTCTATTCGAGATGCGAGGGTTTTGTCACCACGGCGATCGACGAGGACTTCGGGTACACCCCCGTCGAGGCCATGGCCTCGGGAAAACCGGTGGTCGCTACCAAGGAAGGCGGGTACCTGGAAACGGTGATCGACGGTGAGACCGGGATCCTGGTCGGCCCGGATCCGGATGAGATCGAGAAGGCGGTGCGAAAAATTTCAGCCGATCCGGTGTCCTTTGCCGACAGGTCCCTGCAAAGGGCGAAAAGATTCGATTATGATCTCTTCGCCCGGCAGGCCCGGATGATGGTCGAGGAATCTGCCCGGAGATCTTCCTGA
- a CDS encoding glycosyltransferase, with product MVQNQGESGGKRMIMMAILGPSPRFLSGISYFTMRLSNALAPGNRVTAVLFRNMLPTRLFPGWRRVGSEITELEFDSGVRVEEILDWYNPLTWAKAYRTLRRQQVIVLEWWTSSVAHMYLALCLMNRRKVPVVIEFHEVVDPLEQSILPIRYYARLMGTLIRRRAVRYVVHSDADRSLITTHYRIPEEEVTIIPHGLYDQYKVFGKSEAREHLGFAEKNIILFFGLLRPYKGVPTLIHAFEELPGSLRSESRLVIAGEAWEDQESVRLARSSAYAGQITVIDRYVEDREISLLFSASDLLVIPYTRASQSGVAHIAMAYGLPVVASEVGGLVESLGGYQGTTFTRPGDTRGVVEGITKVLKEKKNYPVPEELRWDRVAERWEELCGDLVKEDGPGTSQGGDRS from the coding sequence ATGGTCCAGAACCAGGGAGAATCCGGAGGTAAAAGGATGATAATGATGGCGATCCTCGGACCTTCTCCCCGGTTTCTATCCGGGATCAGTTACTTCACCATGCGCCTGTCAAATGCCCTCGCGCCCGGCAACCGGGTTACCGCGGTCCTGTTCAGAAACATGCTCCCCACCAGGCTCTTTCCCGGCTGGCGCCGGGTGGGAAGCGAGATTACCGAGCTCGAGTTCGACTCCGGGGTGAGGGTTGAGGAGATCCTTGACTGGTACAACCCTCTCACCTGGGCAAAGGCGTACCGGACGCTCCGGCGGCAGCAGGTGATCGTCCTGGAGTGGTGGACCTCGAGCGTCGCTCACATGTATCTCGCCCTCTGTTTGATGAACCGGAGGAAGGTCCCGGTAGTGATAGAGTTCCACGAGGTCGTCGACCCCCTGGAGCAGTCGATCCTGCCGATCCGGTACTATGCCCGGCTCATGGGCACCCTGATCCGCCGCCGGGCCGTACGATACGTCGTCCATTCGGATGCGGACAGATCCCTCATAACAACGCATTACCGGATCCCGGAGGAGGAGGTTACTATAATCCCTCACGGACTTTACGACCAGTATAAAGTATTCGGGAAAAGCGAGGCCCGGGAACATCTCGGTTTTGCAGAGAAGAACATCATCCTTTTCTTCGGCCTGCTTCGTCCCTACAAAGGTGTCCCCACGCTGATTCACGCGTTTGAAGAACTCCCCGGGTCGCTCCGCAGCGAATCGAGACTGGTGATCGCGGGAGAGGCGTGGGAAGACCAGGAATCCGTCCGGCTGGCCCGAAGTTCCGCATATGCAGGGCAGATCACGGTGATCGACCGCTACGTGGAGGACCGGGAGATCTCGCTCCTCTTCTCGGCCTCGGATCTCCTGGTGATCCCCTATACCCGGGCATCCCAGAGCGGTGTGGCACATATCGCCATGGCGTACGGACTTCCTGTTGTGGCGTCGGAGGTCGGTGGCCTCGTCGAAAGTCTGGGGGGGTACCAGGGGACGACTTTCACCCGGCCGGGAGACACCCGGGGGGTCGTCGAAGGGATCACGAAGGTCCTGAAGGAGAAGAAGAACTACCCGGTCCCCGAAGAGTTGCGGTGGGACCGGGTCGCCGAACGGTGGGAGGAGTTGTGCGGCGACCTTGTAAAGGAAGACGGCCCCGGGACGTCGCAGGGAGGTGACCGCTCGTGA
- the glmS gene encoding glutamine--fructose-6-phosphate transaminase (isomerizing) translates to MCGIIGYSGISSAAPVLIDGLKKLEYRGYDSFGIATIGDRIEVFKKQGRISTGVAGARTLPGTTGIGHTRWATHGVPDDKNAHPHVDCTGTIAIVHNGIIENYHELRKQLVARGHRFSSDTDTEVIVHLLEEEYHGDLLEAFKCAIPHLHGSYALLAIAEGDERIVAARQNSPLVVGIADQAVYAASDMTPLLQYTQNVVYLQDGDLATLSPGQLLVWNNGVPACRPIEKIEWTVEQVKKGGFAHYMQKEIFEQPEVFSDTIRTLRREEIPSRILREKAVTLVACGTSYHAGMVFKYLAEERCGIPVRIEIASEFKYYPSPTRDLVIGITQSGETADTLAALKQARAYQSPTLAVTNVLGSTITRTADHTLYMGAGPEISVAATKSFIAELAVLLHLVDAISRGELTKSLDGVNRAMEQVLLSSMDRAVDLCSEAAHIFFVGRGPFYPVALEGALKMKEISYIHAEGYAAGEIKHGPFALLSPRTPAVGLCFPGETYPVMVSNLKEMKARGVPLIVLGQEGDLDLEEFADVFIPLPEGDSVQHIFGATVALQLLAYHTAVRLKREIDTPRNLAKSVTVE, encoded by the coding sequence GTGTGCGGGATTATCGGTTATTCCGGGATATCGAGCGCGGCACCGGTGCTGATCGACGGGCTAAAGAAACTGGAATACCGGGGGTACGACTCGTTCGGGATCGCTACGATCGGGGACAGGATCGAAGTCTTCAAGAAGCAGGGCCGTATCTCCACGGGGGTCGCGGGGGCCAGGACCCTCCCGGGGACCACCGGTATCGGGCATACCCGTTGGGCCACTCACGGGGTCCCGGATGACAAAAACGCACATCCCCACGTCGACTGCACCGGGACCATCGCCATCGTGCACAACGGGATCATCGAGAATTACCACGAGCTCCGGAAACAGTTGGTCGCGCGAGGACACCGCTTTTCATCCGATACCGATACCGAGGTGATAGTCCACCTCCTTGAGGAGGAATACCACGGGGACCTCCTGGAGGCGTTTAAATGCGCGATCCCCCACCTCCACGGATCGTACGCCCTGCTGGCGATCGCAGAAGGGGACGAACGGATCGTGGCGGCCCGGCAGAACAGCCCGCTCGTCGTCGGAATCGCAGATCAGGCCGTCTATGCGGCATCGGATATGACTCCCCTTCTCCAGTACACCCAGAACGTGGTCTACCTGCAGGACGGCGATCTCGCCACCCTCTCCCCCGGGCAGCTCCTGGTGTGGAACAACGGGGTTCCTGCATGCAGACCGATTGAAAAGATCGAATGGACTGTGGAACAGGTGAAGAAGGGGGGATTTGCCCACTACATGCAGAAGGAGATTTTCGAGCAGCCCGAGGTGTTTTCAGATACCATCCGGACGCTCCGGCGGGAGGAGATCCCGTCCCGCATCCTCCGCGAGAAGGCGGTCACCCTCGTCGCCTGCGGCACGTCCTACCACGCGGGCATGGTGTTCAAGTACCTCGCCGAGGAGCGGTGCGGGATCCCGGTGAGGATCGAGATCGCGTCGGAGTTCAAGTATTACCCCTCTCCGACCCGCGACCTGGTGATCGGAATCACCCAGTCGGGGGAGACCGCGGACACGCTCGCGGCCCTGAAACAGGCGCGGGCCTACCAGAGCCCGACCCTGGCCGTAACCAACGTGCTCGGCAGCACGATCACCCGGACCGCAGACCATACCCTCTACATGGGAGCCGGGCCGGAGATAAGCGTCGCGGCGACGAAATCATTCATTGCCGAACTGGCGGTCCTGCTTCACCTTGTGGACGCGATAAGCAGGGGAGAGCTCACAAAGAGCCTCGACGGAGTGAACCGGGCGATGGAGCAGGTGCTCCTCTCGAGTATGGACCGGGCAGTCGACCTCTGCTCCGAAGCCGCACACATATTCTTCGTAGGGCGCGGGCCGTTTTATCCTGTGGCGCTTGAGGGGGCGCTGAAGATGAAGGAAATATCCTACATCCATGCCGAAGGCTATGCCGCCGGTGAGATAAAGCACGGACCTTTTGCGCTCCTCTCCCCGAGAACCCCCGCGGTAGGGCTCTGTTTTCCCGGAGAGACCTACCCGGTCATGGTCTCCAATCTCAAGGAGATGAAGGCACGGGGAGTTCCCCTGATTGTACTCGGCCAGGAGGGGGATCTCGACCTGGAGGAGTTTGCCGACGTGTTCATTCCCCTGCCCGAGGGAGATTCGGTCCAGCATATCTTCGGTGCGACGGTAGCGCTGCAACTGCTCGCCTACCATACGGCCGTCAGACTGAAGCGGGAGATCGACACCCCCCGGAACCTCGCGAAAAGCGTCACGGTGGAATAG
- a CDS encoding sugar phosphate nucleotidyltransferase, which produces MQAVILAAGEGKRVRPLTRNRPKALIPVANAPILDYPVHALLESGIRDIIVVVGYRQEHVLRHLNRMELPVKVVIQHKQLGTADALKCAAELINEDFLVLPGDNYIDGTSIRRVAGEVNAMLVKQHPYPSNFGVVSMQDGTITGITEKPEKTESFTISTGIASLTPDFLDYICTNDLTDAYNEMIRQGGTLRAVPADDWQDAVYPWDLLHMNRRLLETIPGSIAGTVGRDAVIGGLVRVEKGTTIGSHTVIQGPVIIGEECEIGPHCCIMPGTSIGDRVVVEPFTVVSNSILMKDVTTGSHSRIDGAVVGERSILGSHTTVLPSPTLLEIERALMKVNFGAVIGDQVTAGPFTVFEGAIVGNNVRINGNVRVRGLSAAVDSALVI; this is translated from the coding sequence ATGCAGGCGGTAATACTTGCGGCGGGAGAGGGGAAGAGGGTGAGGCCGCTCACCAGGAACAGGCCGAAGGCATTGATCCCGGTGGCCAATGCGCCTATCCTCGATTACCCTGTCCACGCACTTCTGGAGAGCGGGATCCGTGACATCATCGTGGTGGTGGGGTACCGGCAGGAACACGTGCTCCGGCACCTGAACAGGATGGAGCTCCCGGTCAAGGTGGTGATCCAGCACAAGCAGCTGGGAACGGCGGATGCGCTGAAGTGTGCAGCGGAACTCATAAACGAGGACTTTCTCGTGCTTCCGGGGGATAATTACATCGACGGGACCTCGATCCGGAGGGTCGCAGGGGAGGTCAACGCGATGCTGGTCAAACAGCATCCTTACCCCTCGAACTTCGGGGTGGTTTCGATGCAGGACGGGACCATCACCGGGATCACGGAAAAACCTGAAAAAACCGAGAGTTTTACCATATCGACCGGGATTGCATCGCTGACGCCTGATTTCCTCGATTATATATGTACCAATGACCTTACCGACGCCTACAACGAGATGATCCGGCAGGGGGGCACCCTCCGTGCGGTCCCCGCGGATGACTGGCAGGACGCGGTGTATCCCTGGGACCTGCTCCACATGAACAGGAGGCTGCTGGAGACGATCCCGGGAAGTATCGCCGGAACGGTGGGCAGGGACGCGGTGATCGGCGGCCTGGTCCGGGTGGAAAAAGGGACGACCATCGGCTCCCATACTGTGATACAGGGGCCGGTGATAATCGGAGAGGAGTGCGAGATAGGGCCGCACTGCTGTATCATGCCCGGAACCAGCATCGGCGACCGGGTGGTCGTAGAGCCCTTCACCGTAGTGTCCAACTCGATCCTGATGAAGGATGTCACGACGGGCTCCCATTCCCGTATCGACGGAGCGGTAGTGGGAGAGAGGAGCATCCTCGGGAGCCATACCACGGTGCTCCCTTCCCCCACCCTCCTGGAGATCGAGCGGGCTCTGATGAAAGTCAATTTCGGGGCGGTCATCGGCGACCAGGTCACGGCCGGCCCCTTCACCGTCTTCGAGGGAGCGATCGTGGGGAACAACGTCCGGATAAACGGCAATGTCCGTGTTCGCGGACTCTCTGCAGCGGTTGATTCGGCACTGGTGATCTGA
- the glmU gene encoding bifunctional sugar-1-phosphate nucleotidylyltransferase/acetyltransferase — translation MQCVILAAGEGKRMRPLTAHRPKVMLPIGNRPMLAHLVDAVVAAGVSELVMVVGYEEQSIRSWFGDGKDRGISIRYVSQRRQKGTADALNTAKDLVSDRFLMLNGDMILSADDIAALMARDAPAMGVSTTDRPEDYGVVTMKGDRITGLEEKSREPRGNMINAGAYLFDREIFPLLEKVRHSSRGELELTDALGHYIGEGTLTGHHLHTWRDLGHPWDLLAANESYLSGLPAGNKGTIEEGVYLSGPVQVGEGTVIRSGTYIEGPCLIGKNCRIGPHAYLRGATAIGDGCHVGHAVELKNSILLENTKVPHFNYIGDSVIGSGCNFGAGTKVANLRHDHNPVKAGGISTGRVKMGAIIGDGVKFGINCSVNPGAVIGSGVSVAPHTLVEGTVENNTRVR, via the coding sequence ATGCAATGCGTGATCCTGGCGGCAGGCGAGGGGAAAAGGATGCGCCCCCTCACCGCACACCGCCCCAAGGTGATGCTCCCTATCGGCAACCGTCCCATGCTTGCTCACCTTGTCGATGCGGTGGTCGCCGCGGGGGTATCCGAACTGGTCATGGTGGTGGGCTACGAAGAACAGTCGATCCGGTCGTGGTTCGGGGACGGCAAGGACCGGGGCATCTCCATCAGGTACGTCAGCCAGCGGCGGCAAAAGGGGACTGCAGATGCGCTGAACACCGCAAAGGACCTCGTTTCTGACCGTTTCCTGATGCTCAACGGCGACATGATCCTCTCCGCGGACGATATCGCCGCACTCATGGCCCGGGACGCCCCCGCCATGGGAGTCTCGACCACCGACCGGCCCGAGGATTACGGGGTGGTGACCATGAAAGGAGACAGGATCACCGGCCTTGAGGAGAAGTCGAGGGAACCCCGGGGGAACATGATCAACGCGGGTGCGTACCTTTTCGATCGGGAGATCTTTCCGCTGCTGGAGAAAGTCCGGCATTCCTCCCGGGGGGAACTGGAGCTCACCGACGCGCTCGGGCACTATATCGGGGAAGGCACGCTGACGGGGCACCACCTCCACACCTGGAGGGACCTCGGGCACCCCTGGGACCTTCTGGCGGCGAACGAGTCCTACCTTTCAGGATTACCGGCCGGGAACAAGGGGACGATAGAGGAAGGGGTATACCTGTCCGGGCCGGTCCAGGTGGGCGAGGGAACGGTAATCCGGTCGGGGACCTATATCGAGGGCCCCTGCCTGATCGGGAAGAACTGCCGTATCGGCCCCCATGCGTACCTGCGGGGGGCAACCGCCATCGGGGACGGGTGCCACGTCGGTCACGCGGTGGAGCTGAAGAACTCGATCCTCCTGGAGAACACGAAAGTCCCCCACTTCAATTATATCGGCGACAGCGTGATCGGGAGCGGCTGCAATTTCGGGGCGGGGACCAAGGTTGCGAACCTCCGGCACGATCACAACCCGGTGAAAGCGGGAGGGATCTCCACGGGCCGGGTAAAGATGGGGGCCATCATCGGTGACGGGGTGAAATTCGGGATTAACTGTTCCGTGAACCCGGGGGCGGTGATCGGGAGCGGCGTCTCGGTCGCTCCCCATACCCTGGTCGAGGGAACGGTCGAAAACAACACGCGAGTGAGGTAG
- a CDS encoding phosphopentomutase/phosphoglucosamine mutase → MLFGSSGIRRRYDGDLVTLALRVGRVLGEGGAAVALGRDTRATGPLLANALVSGILAAGGTVHSCGIVPTPAVAFCARDLDTGCMVTASHNPEQDNGIKLFNPDGSSFSTDRQDLLEQKLTGESYAGWKEQGRLLPRDARTPYSRAVIAGRHVPDGQKMVLDCGNGAGCTVSPALLSALGVRAECVNCNPQGRFGRPSEPLEEHLLHIPPLVRNSGAAGAVVHDGDADRMMAFDARGRYITGDRMLILFARYLDAKRVVTTVDASMAVEEVAEVRRTPVGDSYVSRELRSFGDFGGEPSGAWIFPRHSLCPDGPYAAALFCEMAGEWDIAAELDDIPGYPMIRESVRVERPREVLSLMGATNPTDGIRVQGEDGWFLVRASGTEQKVRITAEGKTMERAKFYMEKGRALLREGKLHLGGRKE, encoded by the coding sequence ATGCTTTTCGGTTCTTCGGGGATCCGGAGGCGCTACGACGGTGACCTGGTCACCCTGGCCCTCCGGGTGGGGAGGGTTCTCGGGGAGGGGGGCGCGGCAGTGGCGCTCGGCAGGGATACCCGTGCAACCGGCCCGCTTCTCGCAAATGCGCTTGTTTCAGGGATTCTCGCGGCGGGGGGGACGGTCCATTCCTGCGGGATCGTTCCCACTCCGGCGGTGGCGTTTTGTGCGCGGGACCTTGATACCGGCTGCATGGTCACCGCATCCCATAACCCCGAGCAGGACAACGGCATCAAACTCTTCAACCCTGACGGGTCCTCGTTCTCGACCGACCGGCAGGACCTCCTGGAACAGAAACTCACCGGAGAATCCTACGCCGGGTGGAAAGAACAGGGCCGCCTCCTTCCCCGCGATGCACGCACACCTTATTCGCGAGCGGTCATCGCGGGACGACACGTCCCGGACGGACAGAAGATGGTGCTCGACTGTGGGAACGGGGCAGGATGCACGGTCTCTCCCGCTCTCCTCTCCGCCCTCGGAGTGCGGGCGGAGTGCGTCAACTGTAACCCTCAGGGCCGGTTCGGGAGACCTTCCGAACCGCTGGAGGAACACCTCCTCCATATCCCCCCGCTCGTCAGAAACAGCGGCGCGGCAGGAGCCGTGGTGCACGACGGCGATGCGGACCGGATGATGGCGTTCGATGCCCGGGGCAGGTATATCACCGGTGACCGGATGCTCATTCTTTTTGCTCGGTACCTGGATGCAAAGAGGGTGGTGACCACCGTGGACGCGTCCATGGCGGTGGAGGAGGTCGCCGAGGTGAGGAGGACCCCGGTGGGAGATAGTTATGTCTCCCGGGAGCTGCGGAGCTTCGGGGACTTCGGCGGTGAGCCGTCGGGAGCATGGATATTCCCCCGGCACTCCCTCTGCCCGGACGGGCCGTATGCAGCCGCTCTTTTCTGCGAGATGGCCGGAGAGTGGGATATCGCGGCCGAACTCGATGATATCCCGGGATACCCGATGATCAGGGAATCGGTCCGGGTCGAGCGCCCCCGTGAGGTTCTTTCCCTCATGGGAGCTACGAACCCGACCGACGGGATCAGGGTGCAGGGCGAGGACGGGTGGTTCCTCGTCCGGGCCTCGGGCACCGAGCAGAAGGTCAGGATCACCGCCGAGGGAAAGACCATGGAGCGGGCGAAATTCTACATGGAGAAGGGCAGGGCGCTCCTTCGCGAGGGAAAACTGCATTTAGGCGGGAGGAAAGAGTAG